GACATCGGCCTCGACCGCGCGGACAGGTTCGTCGCCGACGACGAAGCCGCCGCCGATCGAGTACAACGTCGTCTCGTCGACGACCGCGCCGCTCGCATCGAACGCCGTGAACCGCATACCGTTCGGGTGACGCGGCAGGCTGCGGCCTCCGATCAGCTCGACATCGAAGGCGACACGGTGGGAGCCGCCGAGCAGCAGGGTTCCGGATGAGAAGGCCGCATCGGATCGCGGCACGACGACACCGGGATCGACCGTCTCGGGTCGTTCGCCTTCGAGCCCGAGCACAACTGCCCGATCGGACGAATGCCCGCGGCCCGTCGCGCCGAGGGATCCGTACAGCCCCACATGGACGCGCGACACGCGAGGATCGTCGCCGACCGAGGCCGCGAAATCGGCCGCCGCCCGCATCGGCCCGACGGTGTGTGAACTCGACGGTCCGACGCCGATCGAGAACAGATCGAAGACGCTGATCACGTGGCCTCCTTCAGTGGCTGGTCAGACGGGCATCGGGAAGCTTCGGTTGTGCAGCATCTCGACTCGGTCGGATCCGAGGTGTTCGCCGATTACGGCGGTGACGATCTCACGCACATCGGCGCGAGTCCGCTCGGTGTAGGCGACACCGAGCTGTATCGCCGGCGGTGTCGGCGCGTCGTCGAGGGCGACGAGTCCGTCGGGCAGGCGGTCGACCACCGGGACGAGCATCGCTCCGACTCCGGCGCGGGCCGCCTCCAGGCCGGTGGCGAGGTCGTTCACTTCCGCGGCGACGTGCCACCCACGGGCTGTTCCGCTGAACGCGTCGAAACTCGGCTGTCGGAGCGTGCAGGGCGGCGAGAACGCGACAATGGGAACGGCCTCCGACGGCGCGGGCTGTGGGTGACGCGCCGACCACAACCAGCCGAGCCGGAACCCGCGGTCCCGAGACGCCAACTCCGGCGCGATTCGGGTGGTCACGGCGACGTCGACCATCCCGGAGTCGAGCATCGAGCGGACCGTGGCGTTGCGGTCGAGGTGGAATCGGACTTCGGTGCCGGGGAAGCTCTCGCGCAGACTCCGCATCATCATCGGCAGGATGACCGCGGAACTGTTCTGTGCGGCTCCGATGACGATCGTCGGGGAGCTTCGCGTGTCGAAACGCGCGACGGCTGCATCGTGTGCAGAGAGGATCGCTCGAGCGTGCGACAGCATCTCCTCGCCTTCCGGCGTGAACACGATCCCGCGCCCGTCTCGCTTGACGAGGGCGGCGCCCGCCTCCCTCTCGAGGCGCCGAAGGTGCTGGCTCACCGCAGACTGCGTCAACGCGAGGGATTCGGCGGCGCGGCTCACCCCGCCGGTCGCGGCCACTGCGATCAGTGACCGGAGCGGGATGATGTCGAACGTCCGGCCCATGACCAGACCTTACCGCGCGTCCACGACAACCGTTCAGAGTTGATGAACGGATGACACGAGCCGATCTGGTGCAATGTACGAAGGTAGGGTGCGGGTACAGGGCAACTGATTAGCATCTGTGATGATTGAGAGCACACATCGTCGTTGGACGCATCACTCGCCCAGCGGCACCGTGGAGATGTGAGACTCTCCATTCCACTCGGTGCCTCCACGGCCTTCTTCTACGCTCTCGGTTACCCGATCGGCGCCGTCGCCGTCCGCGCGGCGACGCCCGGCACCGTCCTGGTGTCGCGGTTCCTCGCATCGGTCGTGATCCTCGCGGCGATCGTGACGGCGCGCCGTCTTGAATGGCCACGAGGTGTGCAGGCATGGCACGCCGTCGTCGTCGGCTTCCTCTCACAGGGGCTGCAGTTCGTCGGCTGCTATCAGGCGATGTACGCGGGTGTCTCACCGGTACTCGTTGCGCTCGTGATCGCGATGAACCCCGTGATCACCGCGGGCGCGGCTGCGATCATGCTTCGGGAGCCGCTGTCCCGACGGCGAGTGCTGGCAACCGTGCTCGCGCTGGTCGCGGTGTGTGTTGCGTTCGCGGGTCGAGTGGTCGACGTCGGACACGTGGACGCCGCTGTCGGTTGGGTGGTGATCGCGGTGATCGGCCTAGCGGTCGGTGGCGTGTACCAGCAGCGCTATCTGACGCAGGGCCATCCGATCGCGGTCAACACCATCGGTGTCGGTGTTGCCCTCGTGCCTGCGAGCGTCTTCGCAGCGGTCACTCCACAGCACGTGTCCGACGTCCACGAGGCCGTCTGGTCGATCGCAGTCCTGGTCATCGCGAACTCGGTCATCGCGGCGAGCCTCTATCTCGCCGCGATCAAGCAGGCGGGCGCGGCTGCGGTCTCTCTCCTCTTCGGGGTGATCCCGTCCATCGCCGCACTGCTCACCTGGGCGATCCTCGGCGAGCGCCCCGACATCGGGGTGGTGATCGGGCTCGTCGTCGGCGCGATCGCCTGCTTCGTGGGCAATGAGAGGTCGCGACGACCGGTTTCCGCCGGTTGTGACGAACATTTCGTCACAACCGGCGGAAACCTATCGGTAGAGAGAGATCACCAGATCCGGACGCGTTCGTCCGGCTCGAGGTACAGCTTGTCGCCGGGAGCGACGTCGAAGGCCGAGTAGAACGCGTCGACGTTCCGGACCACTCCGTTGCAGCGGAACTCCGGCGGCGAATGGGGGTCGATCGACAGGCGACGGATCGCCTCGGCGTCACGGGTCTTGGTCCGCCAGATCTGTGCCCAGCTGAAGAACACCCGCTGCTGCCCGGTGAGTCCGTCGATGACCACCGGTGCGTCACCGGCCTCGGTCGCGATGTCGTACGCGACAAGCGCGATGGAGAGTCCTCCGAGGTCGCCGATGTTCTCACCTAGGGTGAATTCGCCGTTGACCTTGTACTTCGGATCGAGGCCGTCCGGAGTGAACTCGCCGTACTGGCTTGCCAGCGCCGCGGTCCGCTTGGCGAACTCGGCGCGGTCGTCGTCGGTCCACCAGTCGACGAGGTTGCCGTCGCCGTCGTACTTCGCGCCCTGGTCGTCGAAACCGTGGCCGATCTCGTGGCCGATCACCGCGCCGATGCCGCCGTAGTTGGCCGCGTCGTCAGCGTCGGGATCGAAGAAGGGCGGTTGCAGGATGGCGGCCGGGAAGACGATCTCGTTCATGCCGGGGTTGTAGTACGCGTTCACCGTCTGCGGCGTCATGAACCATTCGTCGCGGTCAACGGGCTTGCCGATCTTCGCGAGTTCGCGAGTGGTCTCGAACGACGCGGCGCGGCGCGAGTTTCCTATCAGGTCGGTCCGGTCGGCGGTGAGTGTCGAGTAGTCGATCCACGCGGCCGGGTAGCCGATCTTGGGAGTGAAGCGATCGAGTTTGGCGAGAGCCTTCTCGCGTGTCGCGGGTGTCATCCACTCGAGGTCGGTGATGTTGCGGCGGTAGGCCTCGACCAGATTCGCGATCAGTTCGTCCATCCGAGCCTTCGCCGCGGGCGGGAAGTGCTTCTCCACATAGAGCTCGCCGACGGCGAAGCCCGCCGCGGACTCGACGAAGCCGACGCCGCGCTTCCAGCGATCCCGGATCTCTTCGGCCCCGGTCAAGGTGGTGCCGTAGAAGCGGAAGTTCTCGTTGACGAACGCGCTCGACAGCGACGGGGCGGCGGTGTGCAGCAGGTGCCACGTGAGCCACGCTTTCCAGTCGTCGAGCGGGCGGTCCGCGACGAGTGCGGCGGCGCCTTCGATGAACGACGGTTGCGCGACGATCACCTCCGCGAACGTCTCCTCATTCGGCGCGGCAAGCCCGTCGAGCCACGCCGCGACATCGAACCCGGTCGCTCCGTCGGTGAACTCTGCGAGTGTTCGGAGGTTGTACGTGGCCTCCGCGTCACGGCGTCGAACCACGTCCCAGTGGTGGGAAGCGATCTGGGTCTCGAGATCGACGACGGTGGTAGCCGCCGAGTCGGCGTCTTCCATGCCTGCGAGGGCGAACATCGCGGCGACGTGGTCGCCGTATGCGGCGAGCGTCTCCGCGTGGTTCTCCTCCCGGTAGTACGACTCGTCAGGGAGCCCGAGGCCTCGTTGCACCACATGGACGAGGTAGCGGTCGGACTGTCGGGCGTCGGTGTCGACGTACACCCCGAAGAGGCCACCGACGCCGACTCTCTCGAGTGAACCGAGCGTCCGGGCGAGTTCTGTGGTCGAGGAGATCGCGCGAACTGCGTTCAGATCCTCGGCGATTGCGTCGAGACCGAGTTCCTCGATGCGGTCGACGTCCATGAACGAGGCGTACAGGTCGCCGATCAGGGTCGAGGTCTGGCCGGTCGGTGACTGTGTGGTCGGAGTCTGGGCGCATTCCTCCACGATGGCGCGGACGTCGGCCTCGGCGTTGTCGCGCAACACGTGGAACGCGCCGTCGATGCTGCGGTCGCCGGGGATCTCATGGGTGTCGAGCCATCGGCCGTTGACGTGCGCGAAGAGGTCGTCGGCGATCCGTACCGAATCGTCCACCCATTCCAGATCGAGTCCCGAGGTCAGGTCGCTGTCGCTGCGTTCGATAGTCACGTACTCCATAGTGCATGACCGGCCGCGACTATTCCCCGAGCCGTTTGGACATCGCCCAGATGAGGACTTCCGAATCCGTGTGCGCCGTGGCGACGGTCCCGGCGAAATCGGTGGCGCGCAGTGCGTCGGACGAGGTCAGGGTCTCGCCTTCGATGCTGATCGAGCCTGCTGCGACGAACAGATGCGTGAACCGACCCGCCGGGACGGTGATGCTCTGGCCCGCGTTCAGCCGGGCCGCGTAGAGGGTTGCACCCGAGTTGTTGATGCGGATCGCCGAGTCGTGTGACGGAACACCCGAGGCGACGGGGACCAGTGTCCCCGGAGTCAGCTCGGCTCCGATGTCGAGCTGGTCGTAGCCGGGATCGAGTCCGTACTCGTCGGGAGCGATCCACATCTGGACAAGATGTACAGGTTCGTCGCCGGTCTCGGCGTGGTCATTGCGCTCGGAGTGCAGGATGCCGGTGCCTGCGCTCATCCGCTGTGCGAGGCCGGGGTGGATGACGCCGGTGTGTCCCTCGGAGTCCTGATGGACGACAGAGCCGGACAGTACCCATGTGACGATCTCGGTCTCGGCGTGCGGATGAGTGTCGAAGCCCTCGCCGGGTGCGACGACGTCTTCGTTGTGGACCATCAGCACCCCGTGATGGGTGTTCGCGGGGTCGTAGTGGTCGCCGAACGAGAAGCTGTGCGACGACGTCAACCAGTCGGTCGTCGTCGCGGCACGATCGGTCGCACGCAGGATCGTCGGAGCCATGTCTCCATTATGGCGGCTTGGCGGACAGTCGATGACGGTCAAAGGGACTGAACGGAGTCAGAGAATGCCCCCATGGCGAAGTCCCGCTGTTTCGCTGCCCGGAATCTGCGTGTCGAACAGTGCTGATGCGGAATTGTGACCTCATCGATCCTCGAATGTAAGGCGGAGACTGGTGAAACGCATGTGAAAGGAGTGAAAATTGATACATGGCGTGGAGGGGAACAAGAACAGTGAGCGCGGCGACTGCTGTCGTCGTGGCAGTGGGGCTCGTGTCGGCTTGTGGTTCGGAGGAGACTACCGACGCGGGGCGAGCCACAGGTGAGTTCGCCGATGCCGTTGAACGGCTCGACGTCCAGGCGGCGTCGATGTTCACCAGTGCTCCGGCCCTCGCGTCCGAAGCGCTCGCCGCCACCATCTCGGGGATGAATCCGCAGGCGGTGACGACCTCGGTCGACAGCCCCGTCGAGTACAGCGACGGCACGGCGTCGTTCACCATGAAGACCACCTGGCAGTGGCAGGACGAGAGTTCCTACGCCACCACGACGTCGGGGACGGTCCGCAAGCTGTCGAGCGGATGGAAGGTCCAGTGGGATCCGAACCTGCTGTTCCAGGGCCTGCCCACCGGAGCGCGCCTCCAGCGGATCCGCACTGACGCAAAACCGGCGCCGACCGTCGACAGTCGGACCGGCAAACCCTTCATGCAGATGGAACCCGTCAACGAGATCACCTTCGACCAGTCGGCGGCAGGCAAGAAGGCCGACGCCGCGATCGCGGCGCTGTCGTCGTCGATCAGGCCGATCGCTCCGCTGATCACCGCCCGGACCATTCGCGGCAAGGTGGATGAGGCTCAGGGGCAGCCGATCATCGCCGTGACCCTCCGTGACGAGGACATGAAGGTGCTCGCGTCGGATCCGGAACGCATCGCAGGCGTGACCGTTCGACGTACCGGTCGTCTCGTCATGAACGATCGTCGGCTCGAGAGTCCTCTCGAAGCCGGCCTCACCAACTACTGGAATGCGATTCGTGACGCCACCGCGGGCTGGCAGGTCCAACTCGCGGCGCCCGGCGCGAAGCCGCGTCGCCTCGCCGGGGAGCAGGGGCCGCCCGGCAAAGACGTAGCCACCTCCATCGACCAGAATCAGCAGCTCGTCCTCGGCGATTCCGTCGTCGACGTCGCACAGCCGGCGACGATGATGGTCTTCGACTCGATGTCGGGAGGCATCCTGGCCATGGCGCAGAACGACGCTGCTGCGGCGTCACGAGTCGAGGCCGGACTCGGATACGCCACCGGCAGCACGCTGAAGCCGGTCTTCGACGCGATCACCCGCGCTGTTCCAGGAGCTGACGACAGGACACCCGAGGCGAACGACGTCCTGCACCACTTCGGCCTCGGAGTCACGTTCGTCGCGCCGGGGGTGAGCTTGCCGCGACAGGTGTCGCCGACAGTGTCGACTGCGCGGTTCTCGCCGAACGACTTCACCGCGTCGATGCTGAACATGGGCGCGCTCGGAGTGGCTCTCGCCCGTGCAGACGCGGGCAAAGACAAGGCCGCCCCGCCATTCGTCATCAAGGGCGCGACCACCAAGGTCAGCACCGGCGACCTCGGCAACCTCGACCGGGGCGTCGCGAAAGACGTGCTGGCCCAGATGTCGACGATCGCACGCAAGGGTGATGCCAGTGACATCACCGGTGCGCCGGGACTGCGCGCTCTGGTCGGAACCAATGGACCGAAGGGGCCGGGCTGGTTCGTCGGACTGCAAGGCGGCAAGGTGATCGTCGTGTACTGCGAGGGCGACAAGTCCGGAACCGCAGCCCTGCAGGTCGCGCAGAAGTACTTCCGCGTGGCGAAGAGCTGACCCGGACAGTCAGCGGCTGCGACGGGCCTCGGAGAACGCGGCCAACGCACGCCACCCGACGAGGAGGACACCCGTCGCTATTGTCGCGACGACGATGAACGACACCGCGGTGCCCTGACCGGACACCACGCGGAGGATCATGCCGACGATCACCGTCGACACCCAGATCACCACACCGCTCGGCACGATCCGCGACGGAAGGAACACGTCGGATCTGGTGAACGCGTACGCGACTGCCCAGCCGATCGCTGCACCGATCAGGAACGGCCACAGCGTGGTGAGGAAACCTGTCACCGACCCCGCCTCGTCGTGACTACGGCGTCCGATGGCGACGAAGACGACCAGTGCGATCAGGTCGCACAACCCGGCGACGACGAGCGGGCCGACAAGACCGCGAGACGATGATGCAGACGAGGACATACCCCTACGGTAGCGAGCCGCCCCGATGTTCTTCGTCCTGGCCGCCGTCCGGCTGGTCGGAGCTTCGGGCCGCACGTTCGCGGTCGTGCTCGATCTCAAGGTCGAGCGAGTCTCCCGACTTGAACCTCCCGCGGTACCGGATGCCGATGACGATCCAGCCGATGATCGACACCAGGACGTAACTGATCATGCGGTAGATCAGGACCGCGGTCAGTGCGTCCGCTGCAGTCATACCCGCAGACGTCAGTGCCGGAATCAACATGACGTCGACGACACCCAGTCCGCCAGGAAGAAGTGGGACCGCGGTGCCAACAGCCTTGCCGGCCGCGTAAGCGACCATCAGGCCCGCGATGGACGGATGCGATCCGACGGCCCAGCATGCAAAGGCAAGGCATGCGACGTCAGCGACCCAGTTGAAGAAACTCCAGCCGAATGCGACGGCGCCGTCGCGGCGATTGAGGTGGACCGCCTGCAACTGCTCGAGGGTGAGTCTCAGCCGCGCGACCCCATGATCTGCAGGCTTCTCGCGAATGTTGTTGATCCACCCGAGTACTCGGAGCCCGATCGTCTCAAGAGATTGTGGATGGCTCGCCAGGTATTGAGCGCCGACCATGAACGCCAGGAAACCCGCAACACTGAAGATCACCGAGAATGGACTGGTCTTGGCTCCGGCGAGAAGTGCGCCGCCGAGTCCGAGAATCGCAAGACCCGCGCCTGCCAGCAGACCGGACATCACCAGTTGCCAGGACGCGACCACCGGGCTGGCGCCCCACTTGCGGCTCTCCCGGTAGATGAAGGCCGGGGAGAGGACCTGTCCACCCGGCATCGTCTGCGAGACCGAGTTGGACGCGAGGATCACCGCGAGTGACTCACGCTGCTTCACGCGAACGCCTGCCGACCGCATCAGGACCCTTTGCACGTGAGCGTAACTGTCCATCGACAGGATCGCGGCGATGATGCACGCGAGCACCCACTCCCATTGGAGTTCACCGATTCGCGCCCACGTGTCCTTCAACTTCGGCCAGATCAGGTACCCCTCGGTGCCGAGGATCACGATCACCACGACGATCAGTCCCCACCGAAGCCAGCGACGCCACGGCCGACGTTTTCCCGACGTAGCGTCGGGGGCGTCGGCTGTGGCGTCGTCAGACATGGAGTCCAGCCTAGGGCATGGGGCCTGTCAGTCCTGGTCCGACTGACGAGCGCGGCTTCGCCTCAGCAGTTCCTGGACACTGATCTGGTTTCCTTCGTCGCCGCGGTCGGGCCGCAGTTCCCGTGCCGAACGTGTCGTCGTCTGGTCCTCGGCCGGCGGTATGGGCGTCGGTGCAGGCGCCGGGCGCGGTGCAGGAGGCACCTGCTGCGACAGCGGGCG
This genomic window from Gordonia sp. PDNC005 contains:
- a CDS encoding DMT family transporter gives rise to the protein MRLSIPLGASTAFFYALGYPIGAVAVRAATPGTVLVSRFLASVVILAAIVTARRLEWPRGVQAWHAVVVGFLSQGLQFVGCYQAMYAGVSPVLVALVIAMNPVITAGAAAIMLREPLSRRRVLATVLALVAVCVAFAGRVVDVGHVDAAVGWVVIAVIGLAVGGVYQQRYLTQGHPIAVNTIGVGVALVPASVFAAVTPQHVSDVHEAVWSIAVLVIANSVIAASLYLAAIKQAGAAAVSLLFGVIPSIAALLTWAILGERPDIGVVIGLVVGAIACFVGNERSRRPVSAGCDEHFVTTGGNLSVERDHQIRTRSSGSRYSLSPGATSKAE
- a CDS encoding DUF3054 domain-containing protein, whose protein sequence is MSSSASSSRGLVGPLVVAGLCDLIALVVFVAIGRRSHDEAGSVTGFLTTLWPFLIGAAIGWAVAYAFTRSDVFLPSRIVPSGVVIWVSTVIVGMILRVVSGQGTAVSFIVVATIATGVLLVGWRALAAFSEARRSR
- a CDS encoding lysylphosphatidylglycerol synthase transmembrane domain-containing protein — its product is MSDDATADAPDATSGKRRPWRRWLRWGLIVVVIVILGTEGYLIWPKLKDTWARIGELQWEWVLACIIAAILSMDSYAHVQRVLMRSAGVRVKQRESLAVILASNSVSQTMPGGQVLSPAFIYRESRKWGASPVVASWQLVMSGLLAGAGLAILGLGGALLAGAKTSPFSVIFSVAGFLAFMVGAQYLASHPQSLETIGLRVLGWINNIREKPADHGVARLRLTLEQLQAVHLNRRDGAVAFGWSFFNWVADVACLAFACWAVGSHPSIAGLMVAYAAGKAVGTAVPLLPGGLGVVDVMLIPALTSAGMTAADALTAVLIYRMISYVLVSIIGWIVIGIRYRGRFKSGDSLDLEIEHDRERAARSSDQPDGGQDEEHRGGSLP
- a CDS encoding NTF2-like N-terminal transpeptidase domain-containing protein, yielding MSAATAVVVAVGLVSACGSEETTDAGRATGEFADAVERLDVQAASMFTSAPALASEALAATISGMNPQAVTTSVDSPVEYSDGTASFTMKTTWQWQDESSYATTTSGTVRKLSSGWKVQWDPNLLFQGLPTGARLQRIRTDAKPAPTVDSRTGKPFMQMEPVNEITFDQSAAGKKADAAIAALSSSIRPIAPLITARTIRGKVDEAQGQPIIAVTLRDEDMKVLASDPERIAGVTVRRTGRLVMNDRRLESPLEAGLTNYWNAIRDATAGWQVQLAAPGAKPRRLAGEQGPPGKDVATSIDQNQQLVLGDSVVDVAQPATMMVFDSMSGGILAMAQNDAAAASRVEAGLGYATGSTLKPVFDAITRAVPGADDRTPEANDVLHHFGLGVTFVAPGVSLPRQVSPTVSTARFSPNDFTASMLNMGALGVALARADAGKDKAAPPFVIKGATTKVSTGDLGNLDRGVAKDVLAQMSTIARKGDASDITGAPGLRALVGTNGPKGPGWFVGLQGGKVIVVYCEGDKSGTAALQVAQKYFRVAKS
- a CDS encoding LysR family transcriptional regulator; amino-acid sequence: MGRTFDIIPLRSLIAVAATGGVSRAAESLALTQSAVSQHLRRLEREAGAALVKRDGRGIVFTPEGEEMLSHARAILSAHDAAVARFDTRSSPTIVIGAAQNSSAVILPMMMRSLRESFPGTEVRFHLDRNATVRSMLDSGMVDVAVTTRIAPELASRDRGFRLGWLWSARHPQPAPSEAVPIVAFSPPCTLRQPSFDAFSGTARGWHVAAEVNDLATGLEAARAGVGAMLVPVVDRLPDGLVALDDAPTPPAIQLGVAYTERTRADVREIVTAVIGEHLGSDRVEMLHNRSFPMPV
- a CDS encoding pirin-like bicupin family protein — translated: MAPTILRATDRAATTTDWLTSSHSFSFGDHYDPANTHHGVLMVHNEDVVAPGEGFDTHPHAETEIVTWVLSGSVVHQDSEGHTGVIHPGLAQRMSAGTGILHSERNDHAETGDEPVHLVQMWIAPDEYGLDPGYDQLDIGAELTPGTLVPVASGVPSHDSAIRINNSGATLYAARLNAGQSITVPAGRFTHLFVAAGSISIEGETLTSSDALRATDFAGTVATAHTDSEVLIWAMSKRLGE
- a CDS encoding M13-type metalloendopeptidase, encoding MEYVTIERSDSDLTSGLDLEWVDDSVRIADDLFAHVNGRWLDTHEIPGDRSIDGAFHVLRDNAEADVRAIVEECAQTPTTQSPTGQTSTLIGDLYASFMDVDRIEELGLDAIAEDLNAVRAISSTTELARTLGSLERVGVGGLFGVYVDTDARQSDRYLVHVVQRGLGLPDESYYREENHAETLAAYGDHVAAMFALAGMEDADSAATTVVDLETQIASHHWDVVRRRDAEATYNLRTLAEFTDGATGFDVAAWLDGLAAPNEETFAEVIVAQPSFIEGAAALVADRPLDDWKAWLTWHLLHTAAPSLSSAFVNENFRFYGTTLTGAEEIRDRWKRGVGFVESAAGFAVGELYVEKHFPPAAKARMDELIANLVEAYRRNITDLEWMTPATREKALAKLDRFTPKIGYPAAWIDYSTLTADRTDLIGNSRRAASFETTRELAKIGKPVDRDEWFMTPQTVNAYYNPGMNEIVFPAAILQPPFFDPDADDAANYGGIGAVIGHEIGHGFDDQGAKYDGDGNLVDWWTDDDRAEFAKRTAALASQYGEFTPDGLDPKYKVNGEFTLGENIGDLGGLSIALVAYDIATEAGDAPVVIDGLTGQQRVFFSWAQIWRTKTRDAEAIRRLSIDPHSPPEFRCNGVVRNVDAFYSAFDVAPGDKLYLEPDERVRIW